In Microbulbifer celer, a single window of DNA contains:
- a CDS encoding MoaD family protein: MTIKVKIPTLLRALTGEQKEVETTGGTIGEVIENLEQQYPGIRERLMSGEEVHKFMNIYVNEDDIRFQEKLSTAVSPSDTITILPAVAGG; this comes from the coding sequence ATGACCATTAAAGTCAAAATCCCAACACTTCTGCGCGCGCTTACCGGAGAACAGAAAGAAGTGGAAACGACGGGCGGAACCATCGGGGAGGTCATTGAAAACCTCGAGCAACAATACCCCGGAATCAGGGAGCGCCTGATGAGCGGCGAAGAGGTCCACAAATTCATGAATATTTATGTCAATGAAGATGATATTCGTTTTCAGGAAAAACTCTCCACCGCCGTCTCCCCCAGTGATACCATCACCATTCTACCGGCGGTTGCCGGCGGTTGA
- a CDS encoding Mov34/MPN/PAD-1 family protein: protein MLKIQESHVQAILEHAYREHPLEACGIIAAGRDGSQHRLIQMDNAARSETFFQFDPRQQLRVWQEMEDREETPLAFYHSHTHSRAFPSREDIQHAWDPQVHYLLVSTATQSRGEVRSYRIINGRVSEEATRVLSDR from the coding sequence ATGTTGAAGATTCAGGAATCCCATGTTCAGGCCATCCTCGAACACGCATACCGCGAGCACCCGCTGGAAGCCTGCGGCATTATCGCCGCTGGGCGCGACGGCAGCCAACACCGCCTGATCCAAATGGACAATGCCGCGCGCTCGGAAACCTTCTTCCAGTTCGACCCCCGACAACAGCTTCGCGTCTGGCAGGAAATGGAAGACCGCGAGGAAACCCCGCTGGCGTTCTACCACTCCCACACGCACAGTAGGGCATTTCCGAGCCGCGAAGACATCCAGCATGCGTGGGATCCCCAGGTCCACTACCTGCTGGTATCCACGGCCACACAGAGCCGCGGCGAAGTGCGCAGTTACCGCATCATCAACGGGCGCGTCAGTGAGGAAGCCACTCGCGTACTTAGCGACAGGTGA
- the moeB gene encoding molybdopterin-synthase adenylyltransferase MoeB, giving the protein MKIPPLVEADAALSNRELERYSRHLLLPDIGLPGQKRLKNSRVLVVGAGGLGSPALLYLAAAGVGTLGIVEFDRVDVSNLQRQVIHGESDVGRKKSESARDTLCEINPFVTVEIHDQRLEVDNAEDIISRYDLVVDGTDNFATRYLVNDACVLAGKPYVWGSIFRFEGQASVFWENAPDGLGLNYRDLYPEPPPPEHAPSCSEGGVLGILCASIGSIMATEAIKLLTGIGTPLLGRLMVYDALDMSYRTLPIRRNPERRAITRLEDYEFFCGLHREPEATPEVPGISVQAFKQLRHEGHPHLLVDVREQREREICQIEGSISIPLAELLAGRGLERIDKETPLILHCKAGGRSRQALLALQEKGFTKLHNLEGGILSWIREVDSELAAY; this is encoded by the coding sequence ATGAAAATCCCCCCTCTTGTCGAGGCCGATGCGGCGTTGAGCAACCGGGAACTCGAACGCTACAGCCGACACCTGCTACTCCCCGATATCGGTTTACCGGGGCAGAAACGCCTCAAAAACAGCCGTGTGCTGGTAGTCGGCGCCGGTGGACTCGGCTCCCCGGCGCTGCTCTATCTGGCCGCCGCCGGTGTCGGCACACTTGGCATTGTGGAATTTGATCGAGTGGATGTTTCTAACCTGCAACGCCAGGTGATCCACGGCGAGTCCGACGTCGGCCGTAAGAAATCGGAAAGTGCGCGGGATACGCTGTGTGAAATCAATCCGTTTGTTACCGTCGAGATCCACGATCAGCGCCTCGAAGTGGACAATGCCGAAGATATCATCTCCCGTTATGACCTGGTGGTTGACGGCACTGACAATTTCGCCACGCGCTATCTGGTCAACGACGCCTGTGTGCTGGCAGGAAAACCCTACGTGTGGGGTTCCATATTCCGCTTTGAGGGCCAGGCATCTGTGTTCTGGGAAAACGCCCCGGACGGCCTCGGCCTCAACTATCGCGACCTCTACCCGGAACCGCCACCACCGGAACATGCCCCATCATGCTCCGAGGGCGGTGTGCTGGGTATCCTGTGCGCCTCAATCGGGTCCATCATGGCGACCGAAGCCATCAAACTCCTCACCGGTATCGGCACCCCGTTGCTGGGTCGCCTGATGGTGTATGACGCGCTGGATATGAGCTACCGCACACTCCCCATCCGCCGCAATCCGGAGCGCCGCGCCATCACCCGGCTGGAAGATTACGAGTTTTTCTGTGGACTCCATCGCGAGCCGGAAGCGACGCCAGAAGTGCCCGGCATCAGCGTGCAAGCGTTTAAGCAACTGCGCCACGAAGGACATCCGCACCTTCTGGTAGACGTGCGCGAACAGCGCGAGCGGGAAATCTGTCAAATTGAAGGTTCAATATCGATTCCCCTGGCGGAGCTGCTTGCCGGACGCGGTCTTGAACGGATCGACAAGGAAACTCCGCTAATACTGCACTGCAAGGCGGGAGGGCGCTCGCGCCAGGCACTGCTCGCTCTGCAGGAAAAGGGGTTTACCAAACTGCATAACCTGGAGGGTGGCATCCTGTCCTGGATACGGGAAGTCGATTCCGAGTTAGCCGCGTACTGA
- a CDS encoding TonB-dependent receptor, translating into MKVRRLCVWFAAIIQFTGAGVAFAQDDGRGALEQVEVSADAETEAAQAQPARGVVALHPAHVAGADLSALEARIANVAVEESSVKTRVVIRGMSSIEAGLRDPVGYVLDGVSLPLGATQAPYRLNVEAIQVEKGGEKNQRSGNAPAGSIRVESRLPSDALAAGTGYSHLWREGAAGREPSRALQVSAGGPVSEPMALAVALRHLDGNPPFDNLMAARKPQWRAETDTAHVAWSYRINNQTDIRLDSHWEQEERGRATMRYLEGPLATERFSVNYDTKTRDAQKKTVHSLRLERDLDGLQLASTTGVTGYRQDFVMDLDAGPMNTPPTLSSLEDRMVSQELQLMSDGADAAWAWSLGTYLSREDTDVDMTIGPQRLQRQTSLENENAAVLGRVNFFPLDSLELGVGGRIEHSRQSGRQILAGPVDGGYTMDEGYTATLPSLSAVYHWRENESVYASYYHGYLPGGYNYAAASGPETFSYGPEKSRSAEAGYRGALWGGEMDHTIALFYTRFRNKQLVDFLPGGLQTISNAGVADIHGVEYNLNAPLSDRLTLQANLGYQHSEIEGDRMTYTPEYTSSLLLDYRYSAAWTAEISAHHSSGFYFDRQNTLEQPEYTVVNLRLRYALGDIHGAVSIGNIFDEVVYSRALRTTAGVLVEDSRPRTLAFSIGYRI; encoded by the coding sequence ATGAAAGTACGGCGACTCTGCGTGTGGTTTGCGGCCATTATTCAGTTTACTGGCGCTGGCGTGGCGTTCGCGCAGGACGATGGTCGCGGCGCTTTGGAACAAGTGGAAGTTTCGGCTGATGCGGAAACAGAGGCCGCACAGGCGCAACCGGCACGCGGCGTTGTGGCGCTGCACCCGGCGCACGTCGCAGGGGCTGATCTCAGCGCACTGGAGGCGCGCATTGCCAATGTGGCGGTCGAGGAATCCTCGGTGAAAACCCGTGTGGTGATACGAGGTATGTCGTCGATCGAGGCGGGGTTGCGGGACCCGGTGGGCTATGTGCTCGATGGGGTTTCCCTGCCACTGGGCGCCACACAGGCGCCCTATCGCCTGAATGTGGAGGCGATACAGGTGGAAAAGGGCGGTGAGAAAAACCAGCGTAGTGGCAATGCGCCGGCGGGAAGCATCCGGGTTGAATCGCGTCTTCCCAGCGACGCACTTGCCGCCGGTACCGGTTACTCCCACCTATGGCGCGAAGGCGCGGCGGGTCGGGAACCATCGCGGGCTCTGCAGGTATCTGCCGGAGGCCCCGTGTCGGAACCCATGGCACTGGCCGTTGCACTCAGGCACCTGGACGGTAATCCACCGTTTGACAATCTGATGGCTGCGCGCAAACCCCAGTGGCGCGCGGAAACGGACACCGCTCATGTGGCCTGGTCCTATCGCATTAACAATCAGACCGACATCCGCTTAGACAGCCACTGGGAACAAGAGGAGCGCGGCCGTGCCACCATGCGCTATCTGGAAGGGCCTTTGGCCACGGAGCGCTTTTCGGTCAATTACGACACAAAAACCCGCGATGCGCAGAAAAAGACGGTTCATTCCCTGCGATTGGAGCGCGACCTCGACGGGCTGCAGCTGGCGTCGACCACCGGTGTCACCGGTTATCGGCAGGATTTTGTCATGGACCTGGATGCCGGACCGATGAACACGCCACCGACGCTGTCTTCCCTGGAGGACCGCATGGTGTCGCAGGAGTTGCAACTGATGTCCGACGGGGCAGACGCCGCCTGGGCGTGGTCACTGGGTACTTACCTATCCCGCGAGGATACCGACGTGGATATGACGATAGGTCCGCAGCGGTTACAGCGACAAACTTCTCTGGAAAACGAAAATGCAGCGGTGCTGGGGCGAGTGAATTTTTTTCCGCTCGACTCGCTGGAGCTGGGGGTAGGGGGGCGCATCGAGCACAGCCGCCAGTCGGGCAGGCAGATACTTGCGGGACCAGTCGATGGCGGTTACACCATGGACGAGGGGTACACCGCGACCTTACCCAGCCTCTCTGCGGTGTACCACTGGCGGGAGAATGAATCTGTCTACGCGAGTTATTACCATGGCTATTTACCCGGGGGCTACAATTATGCTGCCGCCAGCGGTCCGGAAACATTTTCCTACGGCCCGGAAAAAAGTCGCAGCGCGGAGGCGGGGTACCGCGGTGCGCTTTGGGGCGGGGAGATGGACCATACTATCGCGCTGTTTTACACCCGCTTCCGGAACAAACAGCTGGTGGATTTTCTGCCCGGCGGTTTACAGACGATTTCCAATGCCGGTGTGGCGGATATACACGGCGTTGAGTACAACCTGAATGCGCCGCTGAGTGATCGCCTGACACTGCAGGCAAACCTCGGTTACCAGCACTCGGAAATCGAGGGCGATCGTATGACCTACACGCCCGAGTACACCTCGTCCCTGCTGCTGGATTACCGCTATTCCGCTGCGTGGACGGCGGAAATATCTGCGCACCATTCCAGTGGTTTTTATTTCGATCGACAGAATACCCTGGAGCAGCCGGAATACACCGTGGTAAATCTCCGTTTGCGCTATGCTCTCGGGGATATTCACGGTGCCGTCTCCATTGGCAATATTTTCGACGAAGTTGTTTATAGCCGCGCGTTGCGGACGACGGCCGGCGTGCTGGTGGAAGACAGCCGACCGCGCACGCTCGCTTTCTCAATTGGATACAGGATCTAG
- a CDS encoding methyltransferase: MAIAVAPAARYGSDAQYRLFDLLTAPLRWEVLAVALELGIFDDLATPRTAGELAQQYVLDGEGTELLLNALVSLGVVGKQEGGYCVDGGFAPLLTSTSDVSMSSLLTYLGEVRHVSADNIIALLRDKQQVQTGPEMVRPEYWSRAVRGLRSFHHSIRNPIVMDILSGLPCWPDVKKLLDLGAGSESLAQDICAARPDIDTVIFDLPGVVDNLKRRIADDARIKLRGGDMNCDDLGTGYDLIWASMVFYYARDLTSVMGRIRRALRPGGVLISFHEELNDDRTAPEFHVLGRLHAELKSGPLSVERGCVRAAAAEAGFLNVQSFSLETPFGQMELVIGTA; encoded by the coding sequence ATGGCTATCGCCGTTGCCCCGGCTGCCCGTTACGGCAGCGATGCCCAGTATCGCCTCTTCGATCTATTGACCGCTCCGCTGCGCTGGGAAGTGCTGGCTGTTGCGCTGGAGTTGGGTATTTTCGATGACCTGGCAACCCCGCGCACCGCGGGTGAACTCGCGCAGCAGTATGTACTCGACGGCGAGGGAACCGAACTGCTGCTCAATGCGCTGGTGTCGCTCGGCGTAGTCGGTAAACAAGAGGGGGGCTATTGTGTCGACGGCGGTTTTGCTCCACTGCTGACATCCACTTCCGATGTTTCCATGTCCAGTCTGCTGACCTATCTGGGGGAAGTCCGGCACGTGAGTGCCGACAACATCATCGCGCTCCTTCGCGACAAACAGCAGGTGCAGACGGGGCCGGAAATGGTCCGTCCGGAATATTGGTCCCGGGCAGTGCGTGGACTGCGTTCCTTTCACCACTCGATAAGAAACCCGATTGTGATGGATATCTTGAGTGGGTTGCCCTGTTGGCCGGATGTCAAAAAATTACTCGATCTGGGTGCCGGATCGGAGAGCCTGGCGCAGGATATCTGCGCCGCGAGGCCGGATATCGACACTGTAATATTCGACCTGCCCGGGGTAGTGGACAATCTCAAGCGGCGGATTGCCGACGACGCTCGGATAAAGCTGCGTGGGGGGGACATGAACTGCGATGATCTGGGGACCGGCTATGACCTGATCTGGGCTTCCATGGTTTTTTACTACGCCCGCGACCTGACGTCTGTCATGGGGCGGATACGCCGGGCGCTGCGACCGGGTGGGGTGCTGATCAGTTTTCACGAAGAGCTCAACGATGACCGCACTGCACCCGAGTTTCACGTATTGGGGCGGTTGCACGCCGAGTTGAAATCCGGCCCCCTGTCTGTCGAACGGGGTTGTGTTCGCGCCGCGGCGGCAGAGGCCGGATTTCTCAATGTGCAATCGTTCAGCCTGGAAACGCCGTTCGGACAGATGGAGTTGGTGATCGGTACCGCGTGA
- the sbcB gene encoding exodeoxyribonuclease I, whose product MGTTLYWHDYETWGTDPGADKPSQFAGIRTDEDLNIVGEPLMIYAKPASDCLPQPMAALVTGLAPQKALAEGMPEIDFIRCILEELGAPGTCGVGYNSLRFDDEVTRHTLYRNLLDPYEREWRSGNSRWDIIDMVRLTYALRPEGIQWPQREAADGQTVPSFRLEELTAANGISHEGAHDALSDVHATIDMARLIRDRQPKLYEYVYNLRRKQEVAKLLNPRDRKPLLHISGKVPAQHGHLTYVQPLAMHPVNRNAVICANLAMDPQPILDLDADTLRERLYTARDKLGEGELPAGLKLIHMNRCPVLAPANMLSDQRAAELNIDKAACEANWRTLQGLDLTDKLHRVFLDSEFPPKDVEGRLYDGFLNDADRDLCRQLHNGLASRGPEALAGEVPFSDSRLPELLFRLRARNYPETLNDEEQGRWEEWRFQRLTDPGFGGSITLEAYFEEIARLREEFPDRSDLLDQLEAWGDALLG is encoded by the coding sequence ATGGGCACCACACTTTACTGGCACGATTACGAAACCTGGGGGACTGATCCGGGAGCCGACAAGCCCTCCCAGTTCGCCGGTATCCGCACCGATGAAGACCTCAATATCGTCGGCGAGCCCCTGATGATCTACGCGAAGCCGGCGAGCGACTGCCTGCCCCAGCCGATGGCGGCGCTGGTGACCGGGCTCGCTCCGCAGAAGGCATTGGCGGAGGGGATGCCGGAAATCGACTTTATCCGCTGTATTCTCGAAGAGCTGGGTGCACCTGGTACTTGCGGGGTGGGTTACAACAGCCTGCGCTTCGACGATGAGGTCACCCGCCACACCCTGTATCGCAACCTGCTGGATCCCTACGAGCGCGAATGGCGCTCCGGCAACAGCCGCTGGGACATCATCGATATGGTGCGCCTCACCTATGCGTTGCGCCCCGAGGGTATCCAGTGGCCACAGCGAGAAGCCGCGGATGGACAGACGGTGCCGTCTTTCCGCCTCGAAGAGCTTACTGCGGCCAACGGCATCAGCCACGAGGGCGCCCACGATGCGCTGTCGGACGTGCATGCCACCATCGATATGGCGCGTCTGATCCGCGACAGGCAGCCCAAACTCTACGAATACGTCTACAACCTGCGGCGTAAACAGGAAGTAGCGAAGCTGTTGAATCCGCGGGATCGCAAACCCCTGTTACACATCTCCGGCAAGGTTCCCGCCCAGCACGGGCACCTGACCTATGTGCAGCCCCTGGCGATGCATCCGGTAAACCGCAATGCGGTGATCTGCGCGAATCTGGCCATGGATCCGCAACCGATTCTGGACCTGGACGCGGATACCCTGCGCGAACGGCTCTACACGGCTCGCGACAAGTTGGGCGAGGGAGAGCTGCCCGCGGGGCTCAAGCTGATTCATATGAATCGCTGCCCGGTACTGGCACCGGCGAACATGTTGAGTGACCAACGTGCCGCGGAACTGAACATCGACAAGGCTGCCTGTGAAGCCAACTGGCGGACCCTGCAGGGGCTCGACCTGACGGACAAGCTGCACCGGGTTTTCCTCGACAGCGAGTTCCCGCCGAAGGACGTGGAAGGGCGCCTCTACGACGGCTTCCTGAACGACGCGGACCGCGACCTGTGCCGCCAGCTGCACAATGGGCTCGCCAGCCGTGGGCCTGAGGCGCTGGCCGGAGAGGTCCCATTTTCCGATTCACGCCTGCCGGAACTACTCTTTCGCCTACGGGCGCGCAATTACCCGGAGACCCTGAATGATGAAGAACAGGGGCGCTGGGAGGAGTGGCGTTTCCAGCGTCTGACGGACCCGGGGTTTGGCGGCAGTATTACCCTGGAGGCCTATTTCGAGGAGATTGCGCGGTTGCGGGAAGAGTTCCCGGACCGGAGTGACCTGCTGGATCAGCTGGAAGCCTGGGGCGACGCGTTGCTGGGTTGA
- a CDS encoding aspartate carbamoyltransferase, producing the protein MDFIGSNILSVSQFDRGDIDRIFSVADTMVPYARREKITRVLEGAILGNMFLEPSTRTRVSFGCAFNLLGGTVRETVGISASALAKGESLYDTARVLSGYSDIICMRHPQSGSVAEFAQASRVPVVNGGDGANEHPTQALLDLYTIRKELEGKGRSLDNFRIAMIGDLKYGRTVHSLCKLLCLFEKVQLVFVSPSELAMPEAVIERLREAGHEVTISDQLEQSIKHVDIVYSTRIQEERFESQEEADRYRGRFRLNRDIFTRHAEPNTVIMHPLPRDSRAEANELDPDLNEHPSLAIFRQTDNGLLVRMALFAMLLGVEDKVDEYARPVTWQTRRNQV; encoded by the coding sequence ATGGACTTTATCGGTTCCAATATCCTTTCTGTCAGCCAGTTTGATCGCGGCGACATCGATCGTATTTTCTCTGTGGCCGACACCATGGTCCCCTACGCCCGTCGGGAAAAAATCACCCGGGTTCTTGAGGGCGCCATCCTCGGCAACATGTTTCTCGAGCCCAGCACCCGCACCCGGGTGAGCTTCGGCTGCGCGTTCAACCTGCTCGGCGGCACTGTGCGTGAGACTGTGGGTATCTCCGCCAGCGCCCTGGCCAAGGGGGAATCCCTGTACGACACCGCGCGCGTGTTGTCGGGCTATTCCGACATCATCTGCATGCGTCACCCGCAGTCGGGCTCGGTGGCCGAGTTTGCCCAGGCCAGCCGGGTACCGGTGGTCAATGGCGGCGATGGTGCCAATGAGCACCCGACCCAGGCATTGTTGGACTTGTACACCATCCGCAAGGAACTGGAAGGCAAGGGCCGCTCTCTGGACAATTTCCGTATCGCGATGATCGGCGACCTGAAATATGGCCGTACCGTGCATTCGCTGTGCAAGCTGTTGTGTCTGTTTGAGAAGGTACAGCTGGTATTTGTTTCGCCGTCCGAGCTGGCGATGCCGGAGGCGGTGATTGAGCGCTTGCGCGAGGCGGGTCACGAGGTGACGATTTCCGATCAACTGGAGCAGTCGATCAAACATGTGGATATCGTGTACTCCACACGGATTCAGGAAGAGCGTTTTGAATCTCAGGAGGAGGCGGACCGCTACCGCGGGCGTTTCCGCCTGAACCGCGACATCTTCACACGCCATGCGGAGCCGAATACGGTGATCATGCATCCGCTGCCGCGGGATTCCCGTGCAGAGGCCAATGAGCTGGACCCGGATCTGAACGAGCACCCGAGCCTGGCGATTTTCCGTCAGACGGACAATGGCTTGCTGGTGCGGATGGCGTTGTTTGCGATGCTGCTGGGGGTGGAAGACAAGGTCGACGAATACGCGCGGCCGGTTACCTGGCAGACGCGACGCAATCAGGTCTGA
- a CDS encoding aminotransferase class I/II-fold pyridoxal phosphate-dependent enzyme, with translation MRIDNAQRDQLQQWQQELEQQYQRICQHNLSLDLTRGKPSADQLGLSDGLDGILNGDYRAPDGADTRNYGGLDGIAAARELGADVLQVPFDEVLAGGNSSLTLMYHAVLTGYLFGFAGNQPWKDMSAPKFLCPVPGYDRHFAICEQLGIAMETVPMTATGPDMDVLEQKIREDDQVIGLWCVPKFSNPTGVTYDADTVDRLAQLAKIANPGFRIFWDNAYAIHDLDHQVKLPNIREAALGNETADSVIQFASTSKVTHAGAGVAFVSASPANLASLKQQMSAMTIGPDKVNQLRHARLFPELTQLKEHMQKHAEILRPKFACVLEHLEKNFADSDLGEWESPKGGYFVSFNTRPDVASEVIRLSAEAGVKLTPAGATFPYGKDPENTNIRIAPSFPPLEELDTAMSVFVLCVKLASVRKALEAA, from the coding sequence GTGCGTATCGACAACGCCCAACGCGACCAGCTGCAACAGTGGCAACAGGAACTGGAGCAGCAATACCAGCGCATCTGCCAGCACAACCTGAGCCTGGACCTGACCCGCGGCAAACCGTCTGCGGACCAGCTCGGCCTGTCGGACGGACTCGATGGCATCCTGAATGGCGACTATCGCGCTCCCGACGGTGCCGATACCCGTAACTACGGCGGCCTCGACGGCATCGCCGCGGCCCGTGAACTGGGTGCAGATGTGCTACAAGTGCCGTTCGACGAAGTACTCGCCGGCGGCAACAGCTCCCTGACCCTGATGTACCACGCGGTCCTCACCGGCTACCTGTTCGGCTTTGCCGGCAATCAGCCTTGGAAAGACATGAGTGCGCCCAAATTCCTGTGCCCGGTACCCGGCTACGACCGCCACTTTGCCATCTGTGAGCAGCTGGGTATCGCCATGGAAACCGTACCGATGACCGCCACCGGTCCGGATATGGATGTGCTGGAACAGAAGATCCGGGAAGACGACCAGGTCATCGGCCTGTGGTGCGTGCCCAAGTTCTCCAACCCCACCGGCGTCACCTACGATGCGGACACCGTGGATCGGCTGGCGCAACTGGCCAAGATCGCCAACCCCGGCTTCCGTATCTTCTGGGACAACGCCTACGCGATCCACGACCTGGACCACCAGGTCAAACTGCCCAATATCCGCGAAGCGGCACTGGGCAATGAGACCGCGGATTCCGTGATCCAGTTTGCCTCCACCTCCAAGGTAACCCACGCCGGCGCCGGTGTGGCATTCGTCAGTGCCAGCCCGGCAAACCTGGCCTCCCTGAAGCAGCAGATGTCGGCGATGACCATCGGTCCAGACAAGGTAAACCAGCTGCGCCACGCGCGCCTGTTCCCTGAGCTGACCCAGCTGAAAGAACACATGCAGAAGCACGCGGAAATCCTGCGCCCCAAGTTTGCCTGTGTACTGGAACATCTGGAAAAGAACTTCGCCGATTCTGACCTGGGCGAATGGGAAAGCCCGAAAGGCGGTTACTTCGTATCTTTCAATACCCGCCCGGACGTGGCATCAGAAGTGATCCGCCTCTCTGCGGAGGCCGGAGTAAAACTCACTCCCGCCGGCGCCACCTTCCCCTACGGCAAGGACCCGGAAAACACCAATATCCGCATTGCCCCCAGCTTCCCGCCGCTGGAAGAGCTGGATACCGCCATGTCGGTATTTGTGCTGTGTGTGAAGTTGGCCAGTGTGCGCAAGGCGCTGGAAGCGGCCTGA
- a CDS encoding DUF6279 family lipoprotein, producing the protein MTATTFPQPATFRFSRMLPLALALLLMLSGCSSVRLVYGHLDWWMERNINKYLDLGGTQEDLLELRIDEFHRWHRQTQLPRYADFFEQLAGQVDINAAPTPTELDTLLTQAETRVDGLWHNAVVMLSDLILPLVIQLDPAQIDQLEENIRKEQEESRKKWEKTERKRIKEFRKQADRWLGDVTDEQQAIIDRHVATTQFDPKLRDAQRQRWAQTFLQVLREKPEGYRQQLRTMLIDPQSLWPADYQKMRQQLRTQARQLASELLLSATPEQRQHLKHTLREYAEDFRHLAAQKH; encoded by the coding sequence ATGACTGCCACCACCTTTCCACAGCCTGCCACCTTCCGTTTCTCGCGTATGCTGCCGCTCGCGCTGGCGCTGCTGTTGATGCTATCGGGCTGCTCCAGTGTGCGCCTGGTCTACGGGCACCTGGATTGGTGGATGGAACGCAACATCAACAAGTACCTGGACCTCGGTGGCACGCAGGAAGACCTGTTGGAACTGCGCATCGACGAGTTTCATCGCTGGCATCGCCAGACACAACTGCCCCGCTACGCCGATTTTTTCGAACAGCTTGCCGGACAGGTAGATATCAACGCCGCCCCCACCCCAACGGAACTGGATACCCTACTGACACAGGCCGAAACCCGGGTGGACGGGCTGTGGCACAATGCCGTGGTGATGCTCAGTGACCTTATCCTGCCTCTGGTGATTCAGCTGGATCCTGCGCAGATCGATCAACTGGAGGAGAATATCCGTAAGGAGCAGGAGGAATCCCGCAAAAAATGGGAGAAAACCGAGCGCAAGCGTATCAAGGAATTCCGCAAACAGGCGGACCGCTGGCTAGGTGATGTCACCGATGAACAGCAGGCGATCATCGATCGCCACGTAGCCACTACCCAGTTCGATCCGAAACTGCGCGACGCCCAGCGCCAGCGCTGGGCGCAGACTTTTCTCCAGGTGTTGCGGGAGAAACCGGAAGGGTACCGGCAGCAGTTGCGCACGATGCTGATTGATCCACAAAGCCTGTGGCCTGCGGACTACCAGAAGATGCGCCAGCAACTCAGGACACAGGCGCGCCAGCTGGCCAGTGAGCTTCTTCTCTCCGCCACCCCGGAGCAACGCCAGCACCTGAAACACACCCTGAGGGAATACGCAGAAGACTTCCGCCATCTGGCGGCCCAGAAGCACTGA